The genomic DNA TGGGGACCTGCCCCAGGATCACCCGCCCGGTGCTGCCGTCCAGGGTGATCCAGTCGTTCTCCTTCACCGTGGCGTCGCCCGCGGTGAAGCGGCGGTACGCCTCGTCCACCTCGATCCCGCCCGCGCCGGCCACGCAGCACTTCCCCATCCCGCGCGCCACCACCGCCGCGTGCGAGGTCATCCCGCCGCGGCAGGTGAGGATCGCCTGCGCGGCCACCATCCCGTGGAAGTCCTCGGGCGAGGTCTCCCGGCGCACCAGGATGACCGGCTCGCCCGCGGCGCCGCGGGCCGCCGCGTCGTCCGGGCTGAACACCACCTTTCCCGACGCCGCCCCCGGGGAGGCGGGGAGGCCGGTGGCGATCACGCGCACGCTGGCGCCCGGATCGATCATGGGGTGCAGCAGCTGCTCCACCTGCACGGGGTCCACGCGCAGCACCGCCTCCTCCGGGGTGATGAGCCCCTCGTCCACCATCTCCACCGCGATCCGCACCGCCGCCGCCGCGGAGCGCTTCCCGGTGCGCGTCTGGAGGAGGTACAGCCGCCCGCGCTCAACGGTGAACTCCAGGTCCTGCATCTCCCGGTAGTGCCGCTCCAGCCGCTGCTGCACCTCCACCAGCTCGGTGTACGCCTGTGGGAGGCGCTCCCGCATGCCGGCGATGGGGAGCGGGTCGCGGATCCCGGCGACCACGTCCTCCCCCTGCGCGTTCACCAGGAACTCGCCGAAGAAGGCGCGTTCCCCGGTGGAGGGGTCGCGGGTGAAGGCCACGCCGGTCCCGGAGGTGTCGCCCATGTTTCCGAACACCATGGAGCAGACGTTGACCGCCGTCCCCATGTCGTCCGGGATGGCGTTGACGCGCCGGTAGGCCACGGCGCGCGGCGTGTTCCACGAGTCGAACACGGCGTTGATCGCCCCCCAGAGCTGCGCCTCCGGCTCCTCCGGGAAGGCGGTGCCCGTGGACCGGGCGACCAGCTCCTTGAACTCGCCGGTCAGGGCACGCAGGTCGTCCGCGCCGAGCTCCGTGTCCTCGCGGACGCCGCGGCAGCGCTTCTTCTCCTCCAGCACCTCCTCGAACTTCTCCGAGCGCACTCCCAGCACCACGTTGGAGTACATCTGCACGAAGCGGCGGTACGAGTCCCAGGCGAAGCGCTCGTCCCCGGCCATGCGCGCCAGCGCCTCCACGGTGCGGTCGTTGAGGCCCAGGTTGAGGATGGTGTCCATCATCCCCGGCATGGAGACGGCCGCGCCGGAGCGGACGGACACCAGCAGCGGCGACTCCCCCCCGCCGAAGGTCTTCCCGGTCGCCTCCTCCAGCCGCCGGAGGTGCTCCGCGACCTGATCGCGGAGGCCGTCGGGGAGGTCGTGGTGGCGGAGGTAGTGCCGGCAGGCGTCGGTGGTGATGGTGAACCCCGGCGGCACCGGGACGCCGATGCGCGTCATCTCCGCCAGGTTCGCTCCCTTGCCGCCCAGCAGGGCCTTCATCTCCTTGCCGCCCTCGGCCTCGCCGGCGCCGAAGAAGTAGACGTAGCGCTGCGCCATTCTCTCCTCGTCGTTGGGATCTCGGGTCCAGTGGAGCGCGATCGGACCGTTCCGGATCGGGGGTCCGGCGGGTGGGATATGGCAAGATCAAAGCCGCCGGGTTGGGGAATGCCAGGCTCCGGCGCACGGGTCGGCAGGGATACCAACACCGCCAGGACGCGTGCGTCCCAGGGCGTTCGTGCGGCGGTTCGGACCGGCGCGACGGTGCTTTCCGGTGATAATATTGGCGCGCTTTATGCGTATAGAGAAAGACGATATTTGCGCATCCCCCTCGGGGGATGTGGTGGGAACCTATGTGCCTGGCGAGGTCACCATGAGCAGCACGAGAGTTCGGGCTCGTCGTTCCGAGCGCCTCTACCGGAGGACGCGGCACGCCTGCTGTATCTTCGGGGTCGCTCTGCTGGCAAGCTGCAGCGACGAGCGGGAGGATCCTTTCGGCCCGGACCCGGGCCCCGCACCCCGCCCGGAGGCCCCGACCGGTCCGTCGAGCGACGACACGGGAGACTCGCCTGCGATCAGGCGCATCGGCGTCGACATCAGCGCGACGGGGTCGTTCCGTCCGGGCGTCCCGATCACGGTCACGACCGTCGCTCGCGCGCAACGTCCAGCCGAAGGCGTCGAGTACGAGCTGATCGTTCTGGACGCGGAGGACAGCGGAGCGGGGTCACGCGGAAGGGGAAGAGTCCTCGACCGCTTCCGGGGCGCGCTGCCGCAGGGCGGGGAGCACCGGCTCACCGGGACCGTCACTTTTTCCCAGCCGGGATACTACCGGATAGTCGCGACTGCAGCAAGCCGCCGCCCCGAGAGCGAGCCGCTCTACGTTCCGGGACGGATACCGACGATCGACTTCAGCTCGGAAACTCTTTACGTCCTGGTGGATGAGAGCGGTGGGCGTGTCACCCGGGGCCCGGAATCGACTGTGATCGGTCCCGACCGCCTGCCTCTCTACGGCTCCTACGGCCCATTCACCTCCGGGCGGTACAGGACGCAGGCGCCAGGCGGGAACCTTGCTCGCGCGAACCTCGGCCAGACGCGGAACACGACGTTCACGGGTACGTTCGTGTACTACAACGACACCACTAAGGTGGACGAGCCGATCCACGACGCTCTGCTGACAATCGAGTGCCTGGATGCCAACTTGCAGGTGTACGATCGGTTCACCCGGACCACTGACGTGAACGGGAAGTATTCGTTTACGTGCACGTCGGGAATCTTCGATGGGCGTATCGACCTCCGGAACATCTACGCCGACGTCTACGGCCAGGACGGGGAGGCGGCCGGAATGCCGTACTTCAACGAGATGGAAGGCGCCAACCGGTATTTGAAGGCGTACAACCGCTTCGCGGCGTACGTGTTCGCGACCTACCGGCGGTACATTCCCCTGGCCGAGTCCCGGTTCGGAGTCTACAGGAGGAATGCGATCACCGCCTGGGTGTCGCCGTCGGATTCCACCTATCCCATCAACTACTGCGACAAGGTCACCACCCTCTGCCCACGGGAAGACCTGATCCGGCAGAACTACACCCGCACGTTCGGGGCGGACGGGACGTACGTTACGATGCACGAGTACGGTCATGCGTTCCACTATCGCGCGATCGAGCGGCCGGCGACCTACTACTGCAGCTCGAGCGGGGTGCACTACATCGACGCCCCGCACACGCTGTCCTGTGCGTTCGTCGAGGGGTTCGCAACCTTCTTCTCGGTCTGGCTGCTCGGGGACCGGCTGACGTACCAGTACTACAGTGACTACTCGGTCGAAAAGCAATCATACTGGAGGAATGGTGACGGCGTCATTATCGAGGGTGCAGCGGCCGGGTTCTTCTACGACCTCGTAGACGGGTCCGGTGACAAGGACGAGTCCAACAATACAGTGTACGAG from Longimicrobiaceae bacterium includes the following:
- the ppdK gene encoding pyruvate, phosphate dikinase: MAQRYVYFFGAGEAEGGKEMKALLGGKGANLAEMTRIGVPVPPGFTITTDACRHYLRHHDLPDGLRDQVAEHLRRLEEATGKTFGGGESPLLVSVRSGAAVSMPGMMDTILNLGLNDRTVEALARMAGDERFAWDSYRRFVQMYSNVVLGVRSEKFEEVLEEKKRCRGVREDTELGADDLRALTGEFKELVARSTGTAFPEEPEAQLWGAINAVFDSWNTPRAVAYRRVNAIPDDMGTAVNVCSMVFGNMGDTSGTGVAFTRDPSTGERAFFGEFLVNAQGEDVVAGIRDPLPIAGMRERLPQAYTELVEVQQRLERHYREMQDLEFTVERGRLYLLQTRTGKRSAAAAVRIAVEMVDEGLITPEEAVLRVDPVQVEQLLHPMIDPGASVRVIATGLPASPGAASGKVVFSPDDAAARGAAGEPVILVRRETSPEDFHGMVAAQAILTCRGGMTSHAAVVARGMGKCCVAGAGGIEVDEAYRRFTAGDATVKENDWITLDGSTGRVILGQVPTVEPEMSEHFRRLMGWADGFRTLRVRTNADTPHDSEVARKFGAEGIGLCRTEHMFFEGERIDAVREMILAETGARRAIALAKLLPMQREDFEGIFRAMDGLPVTIRLLDPPLHEFLPSGAAEIKDLARRTGADPVKLRARVDQHHEANPMLGHRGCRLGISHPDITWMQAQAIFEAAVAVQREGVTVCPEIMVPLVGTVEELRRQRQIIDECAQEVFEQTDATVDYMVGTMIELPRAALTADRIAEAAEFFSFGTNDLTQTTLGMSRDDAGSFLPTYVEAGILPDDPFQTLDREGVGKLVEMACRLGRGTRPDLKLGICGEHGGDPRSVEFFHAAGLNYVSCSPYRVPVARLAAARAALTHRKAPEEQAAEQAA